In Kineococcus sp. NBC_00420, a single genomic region encodes these proteins:
- a CDS encoding tyrosine-type recombinase/integrase: MKRQLGRVVCEVLLRTGLRVGEFTRLRRDAVRQIGAGHWLHVPVGKLLDDRYIPLHPQLVDLIADYRDRFVDPTNPLLLPRENGKPMDRHGVTRCLNNAATAAGIGHVHPHQMRHTLATQAINRGMSLEAIAAMLGHHSMDMTLRYAKIANRTVADEYFAVTEKVEALYTSDPDAALPSSAAGPEMARLHREMHQRMLGNGFCTRPPALDCTFESVCETCTFFQTSIAFRPTLQAQHDHAAEHDQPARQELFAGLLGDLDQSAS; the protein is encoded by the coding sequence TTGAAACGGCAGCTGGGTCGAGTGGTCTGCGAGGTCCTCCTCCGCACCGGCCTGCGCGTCGGGGAGTTCACCAGACTGCGCCGCGACGCCGTCCGCCAGATCGGCGCCGGGCACTGGTTGCACGTTCCCGTCGGCAAACTCCTCGACGACCGCTACATTCCCCTGCACCCGCAACTCGTCGACCTCATCGCCGATTACCGCGACCGTTTCGTCGACCCGACCAACCCGCTGCTGCTACCGCGGGAGAACGGCAAACCGATGGATCGCCACGGCGTCACCCGCTGCCTGAACAACGCCGCCACCGCGGCGGGCATCGGCCACGTCCACCCCCACCAGATGCGCCACACCCTCGCCACCCAGGCCATTAACCGCGGCATGAGCCTCGAAGCCATCGCCGCGATGCTGGGGCACCACTCGATGGACATGACCCTGCGCTACGCGAAGATCGCCAACCGGACCGTCGCCGATGAGTACTTCGCCGTCACCGAGAAAGTCGAAGCCCTTTACACCAGCGACCCCGACGCCGCTCTGCCCTCGAGCGCCGCTGGTCCGGAGATGGCCCGCCTGCACCGCGAGATGCACCAGCGGATGCTCGGCAACGGGTTCTGCACTCGACCTCCGGCCTTGGACTGCACCTTCGAATCGGTCTGCGAAACCTGCACCTTCTTCCAGACCTCGATCGCCTTCCGCCCGACCTTGCAGGCTCAGCACGACCACGCCGCCGAGCATGATCAACCGGCCCGTCAGGAGCTCTTCGCGGGTCTCCTCGGCGACCTCGACCAGTCCGCGTCCTGA